The Panulirus ornatus isolate Po-2019 chromosome 32, ASM3632096v1, whole genome shotgun sequence genome includes a window with the following:
- the LOC139759205 gene encoding uncharacterized protein isoform X1, with protein sequence MARGCDTMTTTDHNQTRQQRRECDVPTIQIQEGGADLDDDEDDDAAVFLQQLGANYGISARSRASRKSFLQSKEVSRAASPGASSVSTVLSRQKSTRTLVDVTTRLTQASEGQLYRLLSAKRNHIQQLNSDVVFLQNKIKELEEQNRLLVRIGKRQETALTRYQDTKSELPHIIEAHKLEINVLQEKLRRSTEVNRRNAEKLKATDARIIKLTEELTRLRELSRKRNLPERDHLNKKLSAATQTLQEKEKEVQELQRRLGVLEKALKQQVQAEVGRHRTTAKKLYNLQCEHHKLQDTLKEREEELESLQRYSHHAGRGNGESTSTTAASSRSGSISAHHKSGRKRGSGSSTTTSGIVSAVDAISSDSRSSLGLDGSGRLPPISADSRRKKEISGTSTLLGSPESPELLSWKPRHRAHTSTKEGVEERRLARVRRCRRSPRPSAEEGFLLSPRCTPSPSPATTPEPHAHRSEPDGDASENGVKHPGHSDHRRRQRLAASLRDARRNTSKDEGHDEEIDDDQGTKNGDRGSSGTREFSLIEHYPPRERITLNRGSSGGSDSGSGTSPPPTKPVPLLSDSRVPSHLSRLGSPLPVQAVSKRHTTTTSADLRTFSSLSKLDSSSSPTPARSAITP encoded by the exons ATGGCCCGAGGCTGTGACACTATGACCACTACTGACCACAACCAAACCAGGCAACAACG CAGGGAGTGCGACGTGCCCACCATACAGATCCAGGAGGGCGGGGCCGACCtggacgacgacgaggacgatgACGCCGCCGTCTTCCTCCAGCAGCTGGGCGCCAACTACGGCATCTCGGCGCGCTCGAGGGCCAGCAGGAAGTCCTTTCTCCAGAGCAAAG AGGTGTCGCGGGCGGCCTCGCCAGGGGCGTCTTCAGTATCAACGGTGTTGTCACGGCAGAAATCAACACGGACGCTGGTGGACGTGACGACCCGCCTGACGCAGGCCAGCGAGGGCCAGCTGTACCGCCTCCTCTCCGCCAAGAGGAACCACATCCAGCAGCTGAACAGCGACGTCGTCTTCCTCCAGAACAAGATCAAG GAGCTGGAGGAGCAGAACAGGCTGTTGGTGAGGATCGGCAAAAGGCAGGAGACGGCACTCACCCGCTACCAGGACACAAAGAGCGAGTTACCGCACATCATCGAGGCTCACAAGCTGGAGATTAACGTCCTGCAGGAGAAGCTACGCCGG TCCACAGAAGTCAACCGGCGGAACGCTGAGAAACTGAAGGCGACAGACGCTCGCATCATCAAACTGACCGAGGAACTGACCAGACTGCGGGAGCTGAGTCGGAAGAGGAACCTGCCCGAGCGTGACCACCTGAACAAGAAGCTCAGCGCTGCCACACAAACTCtccaggagaaggagaaggaagtaCAG GAGTTGCAGCGTCGCCTGGGTGTGTTAGAGAAGGCATTGAAGCAACAGGTCCAAGCCGAAGTGGGTCGCCACAGAACTACTGCCAAGAAACTCTATAATCTACAGTGTGAACATCACAAACTGCAGGATACACTTAAG GAGCGAGAGGAAGAGTTAGAATCCCTCCAGCGATACAGTCATCACGCAGGGCGGGGGAATGGCGAGAGCACCTCCACCACGGCTGCCTCCTCCCGGTCGGGATCCATCTCCGCACATCACAAGTCTGGACGCAAGCGAGGCagtggctcctccaccaccacctccggcaTCGTCTCAGCTGTGGACGCTATATCTAGTGACTCACGTAGTTCACTTGGTTTGGACGG CAGCGGGAGGTTACCGCCCATCAGTGCAGACAGTCGTCGAAAGAAGGAGATATCAGGGACCTCCACACTCCTCGGTTCACCGGAGTCACCAGAGCTGCTCAGCTGGAAGCCCAGGCACCGCGCACACACATCCACCAAG GAAGGTGTGGAGGAGCGAAGACTGGCTCGGGTTAGACGTTGCCGGCGATCTCCTCGACCTTCAGCGGAGGAAGGCTTCTTACTGAGTCCACGGTGCACACCCTCGCCTAGTCCAGCCACCACACCTGAACCACATGCACACAGATCAGAACCTGACGGTGATGCTTCGGAGAACGGCGTGAAGCACCCAGGACACTCTGACCACAGGAGAAGACAGCGTCTGGCAGCTTCACTGCGTGATGCTCGACGTAATACCAGCAAGGATGAAGGCCATGACGAAGAAATTGATGACGATCAAGGAACAAAAAATGGGGACAGGGGATCATCTGGTACCAGAGAATTCTCCTTAATAGAGCACTACCCACCTAGAGAACGTATCACTCTCAACAGGGGATCGAGTGGTGGATCTGACAGTGGAAGTggcacatcccctccccctacaaAACCAGTCCCACTCCTCAGTGATTCCCGCGTTCCCTCTCATCTCTCACGCCTGGGCTCCCCTCTTCCTGTACAAGCTGTGTCAAAGAGACATACTACAACCACCTCTGCTGACCTGCGGACATTTTCAAGCCTCTCCAAACTGGATTCAAGCAGCTCTCCCACACCTGCACGGAGTGCCATCACTCCCTGA
- the LOC139759205 gene encoding uncharacterized protein isoform X2, giving the protein MARGCDTMTTTDHNQTRQQRECDVPTIQIQEGGADLDDDEDDDAAVFLQQLGANYGISARSRASRKSFLQSKEVSRAASPGASSVSTVLSRQKSTRTLVDVTTRLTQASEGQLYRLLSAKRNHIQQLNSDVVFLQNKIKELEEQNRLLVRIGKRQETALTRYQDTKSELPHIIEAHKLEINVLQEKLRRSTEVNRRNAEKLKATDARIIKLTEELTRLRELSRKRNLPERDHLNKKLSAATQTLQEKEKEVQELQRRLGVLEKALKQQVQAEVGRHRTTAKKLYNLQCEHHKLQDTLKEREEELESLQRYSHHAGRGNGESTSTTAASSRSGSISAHHKSGRKRGSGSSTTTSGIVSAVDAISSDSRSSLGLDGSGRLPPISADSRRKKEISGTSTLLGSPESPELLSWKPRHRAHTSTKEGVEERRLARVRRCRRSPRPSAEEGFLLSPRCTPSPSPATTPEPHAHRSEPDGDASENGVKHPGHSDHRRRQRLAASLRDARRNTSKDEGHDEEIDDDQGTKNGDRGSSGTREFSLIEHYPPRERITLNRGSSGGSDSGSGTSPPPTKPVPLLSDSRVPSHLSRLGSPLPVQAVSKRHTTTTSADLRTFSSLSKLDSSSSPTPARSAITP; this is encoded by the exons ATGGCCCGAGGCTGTGACACTATGACCACTACTGACCACAACCAAACCAGGCAACAACG GGAGTGCGACGTGCCCACCATACAGATCCAGGAGGGCGGGGCCGACCtggacgacgacgaggacgatgACGCCGCCGTCTTCCTCCAGCAGCTGGGCGCCAACTACGGCATCTCGGCGCGCTCGAGGGCCAGCAGGAAGTCCTTTCTCCAGAGCAAAG AGGTGTCGCGGGCGGCCTCGCCAGGGGCGTCTTCAGTATCAACGGTGTTGTCACGGCAGAAATCAACACGGACGCTGGTGGACGTGACGACCCGCCTGACGCAGGCCAGCGAGGGCCAGCTGTACCGCCTCCTCTCCGCCAAGAGGAACCACATCCAGCAGCTGAACAGCGACGTCGTCTTCCTCCAGAACAAGATCAAG GAGCTGGAGGAGCAGAACAGGCTGTTGGTGAGGATCGGCAAAAGGCAGGAGACGGCACTCACCCGCTACCAGGACACAAAGAGCGAGTTACCGCACATCATCGAGGCTCACAAGCTGGAGATTAACGTCCTGCAGGAGAAGCTACGCCGG TCCACAGAAGTCAACCGGCGGAACGCTGAGAAACTGAAGGCGACAGACGCTCGCATCATCAAACTGACCGAGGAACTGACCAGACTGCGGGAGCTGAGTCGGAAGAGGAACCTGCCCGAGCGTGACCACCTGAACAAGAAGCTCAGCGCTGCCACACAAACTCtccaggagaaggagaaggaagtaCAG GAGTTGCAGCGTCGCCTGGGTGTGTTAGAGAAGGCATTGAAGCAACAGGTCCAAGCCGAAGTGGGTCGCCACAGAACTACTGCCAAGAAACTCTATAATCTACAGTGTGAACATCACAAACTGCAGGATACACTTAAG GAGCGAGAGGAAGAGTTAGAATCCCTCCAGCGATACAGTCATCACGCAGGGCGGGGGAATGGCGAGAGCACCTCCACCACGGCTGCCTCCTCCCGGTCGGGATCCATCTCCGCACATCACAAGTCTGGACGCAAGCGAGGCagtggctcctccaccaccacctccggcaTCGTCTCAGCTGTGGACGCTATATCTAGTGACTCACGTAGTTCACTTGGTTTGGACGG CAGCGGGAGGTTACCGCCCATCAGTGCAGACAGTCGTCGAAAGAAGGAGATATCAGGGACCTCCACACTCCTCGGTTCACCGGAGTCACCAGAGCTGCTCAGCTGGAAGCCCAGGCACCGCGCACACACATCCACCAAG GAAGGTGTGGAGGAGCGAAGACTGGCTCGGGTTAGACGTTGCCGGCGATCTCCTCGACCTTCAGCGGAGGAAGGCTTCTTACTGAGTCCACGGTGCACACCCTCGCCTAGTCCAGCCACCACACCTGAACCACATGCACACAGATCAGAACCTGACGGTGATGCTTCGGAGAACGGCGTGAAGCACCCAGGACACTCTGACCACAGGAGAAGACAGCGTCTGGCAGCTTCACTGCGTGATGCTCGACGTAATACCAGCAAGGATGAAGGCCATGACGAAGAAATTGATGACGATCAAGGAACAAAAAATGGGGACAGGGGATCATCTGGTACCAGAGAATTCTCCTTAATAGAGCACTACCCACCTAGAGAACGTATCACTCTCAACAGGGGATCGAGTGGTGGATCTGACAGTGGAAGTggcacatcccctccccctacaaAACCAGTCCCACTCCTCAGTGATTCCCGCGTTCCCTCTCATCTCTCACGCCTGGGCTCCCCTCTTCCTGTACAAGCTGTGTCAAAGAGACATACTACAACCACCTCTGCTGACCTGCGGACATTTTCAAGCCTCTCCAAACTGGATTCAAGCAGCTCTCCCACACCTGCACGGAGTGCCATCACTCCCTGA